A stretch of the Methanobacterium veterum genome encodes the following:
- a CDS encoding RNase J family beta-CASP ribonuclease → MSVEVIAIGGYEEVGKNMSAVKVGDDVVIFDMGIHLDRIHIHEDTDIARMHSLDLIERGVIPDDTLMKEVDGKVRAIVFTHGHLDHIGAVAKLAHRYEAPIIATPYTLALIERTIKAEKKFTVTNPLQVLNPGEKCQISPDITLEFIQMTHSIPQTAMAALHTSEGIIVYSNDFKFDNYQLLSPPPNYSRLKELGRKGVLAVIVDTTRASEEGEAKTHSEKIARIMLKDIMLGPMDEKSGMLVTTFSSHIERIQAICNIAKESDRQMLLLGRSMERFCSIAENMGILKLPATASIYGSPKAVNKALARAEEKRSEYLLVTTGHQGEPDALLPRIAGGKTHFNVRNGDNVVISAPIIPNPMNVANRNLLERRLKSSGARIFTNAHVSGHAGREDHRDFIRMLNPMHIIPSHGSLEMLASYTELAEEEGYKLGNNIHILRNGQAQVFNGGV, encoded by the coding sequence ATGAGCGTTGAAGTAATAGCAATTGGTGGATATGAAGAAGTCGGAAAAAACATGTCCGCTGTTAAAGTCGGAGATGATGTTGTCATATTTGATATGGGAATTCATCTTGATAGAATTCATATTCATGAAGATACAGATATCGCACGAATGCACAGCCTTGATTTGATTGAGAGAGGTGTTATTCCTGACGATACTTTAATGAAAGAAGTTGATGGAAAAGTAAGGGCAATTGTCTTTACACATGGACATTTAGATCATATAGGGGCTGTTGCAAAGCTTGCACACAGGTATGAAGCTCCTATAATAGCAACTCCTTACACTTTAGCTCTTATAGAGCGAACTATTAAGGCAGAAAAGAAATTTACAGTTACAAATCCCCTGCAGGTTTTAAACCCTGGTGAGAAATGTCAGATATCTCCAGATATAACACTTGAGTTTATACAGATGACTCACAGTATTCCGCAAACTGCAATGGCAGCTTTACACACGTCTGAAGGTATTATAGTCTATTCAAATGACTTTAAATTTGACAACTATCAGCTGCTTTCTCCACCCCCAAATTACAGCAGATTAAAAGAACTGGGAAGAAAAGGTGTTCTTGCAGTTATAGTGGATACTACCAGGGCTTCGGAAGAAGGGGAAGCTAAAACTCATTCTGAAAAGATTGCAAGGATCATGCTTAAGGATATAATGCTTGGTCCAATGGATGAAAAGAGCGGGATGCTTGTTACAACATTTTCATCCCATATAGAACGTATCCAGGCTATATGTAATATAGCAAAGGAAAGCGACAGGCAAATGCTGCTTCTTGGAAGATCCATGGAGCGTTTCTGCAGTATAGCTGAAAATATGGGAATTTTAAAACTTCCTGCAACTGCAAGTATATATGGAAGTCCAAAGGCAGTAAACAAAGCCCTTGCAAGGGCAGAAGAAAAACGATCAGAATATCTTTTAGTTACAACGGGACATCAGGGAGAGCCAGATGCACTTTTACCTCGTATCGCTGGTGGAAAAACACATTTCAATGTTAGGAATGGTGATAATGTGGTAATATCTGCACCTATCATTCCAAACCCTATGAATGTTGCAAACAGGAACTTGCTTGAGCGAAGACTTAAATCAAGTGGTGCCAGAATATTTACAAATGCCCACGTATCAGGACATGCAGGACGTGAAGACCACAGGGACTTCATAAGAATGCTCAATCCAATGCATATTATTCCATCACATGGAAGTCTTGAAATGCTTGCATCTTATACTGAACTTGCCGAGGAAGAAGGTTATAAACTAGGAAACAATATTCATATATTAAGAAATGGCCAGGCACAGGTATTTAACGGAGGAGTTTGA
- the fni gene encoding type 2 isopentenyl-diphosphate Delta-isomerase: MTSERKLEHLLICNQRDVEYRGKSTGFEDIELIHKALPEVDKEGIDVSIDFFGKKLDIPLIISAITGGHPAATKINRELAKAADELNIGMGVGSQRAAVENKELIPTYSVVRENAPSAFIIGNIGAPQIEYAEAAAGMIEADALAIHLNTLQEAIQPEGDIDARGYVESIEKIADIIDMPIIAKETGAGISKSEAVTLEKAGVNAIDVAGSGGTSWAAVETYRAKEDYIGNLFWDWGIPTAASTVEVCESVNIPVISSGGIRSGLDAAKALALGAECVGIALPLLKEAYTGYESVVKKVEEFKESLKIAMFLVGANNVKELRNCDLLIRGKTREWLTERGIDTKKYARRI, from the coding sequence ATGACTTCAGAACGGAAACTAGAACATTTATTAATATGTAATCAGCGTGATGTTGAATATCGGGGTAAAAGTACTGGATTTGAAGATATAGAACTCATCCATAAAGCTCTTCCTGAAGTGGATAAAGAAGGAATTGATGTATCAATAGACTTTTTTGGAAAAAAATTAGATATTCCTTTAATAATATCAGCTATAACTGGAGGACACCCTGCAGCAACTAAAATAAATAGAGAACTTGCAAAAGCCGCAGATGAACTTAATATAGGGATGGGCGTTGGAAGTCAGCGTGCTGCTGTAGAAAATAAAGAGCTTATCCCAACCTACAGTGTAGTAAGAGAAAATGCACCATCTGCATTTATAATAGGTAACATAGGTGCACCGCAGATAGAATATGCAGAAGCTGCAGCTGGAATGATAGAAGCAGATGCCCTTGCAATTCATCTAAATACTTTACAGGAAGCAATTCAGCCTGAAGGAGATATTGATGCAAGAGGATATGTTGAATCAATCGAAAAAATTGCAGATATAATTGATATGCCTATTATTGCCAAAGAAACAGGTGCAGGAATCTCAAAATCAGAAGCAGTAACTCTGGAAAAAGCAGGTGTTAATGCAATAGATGTTGCAGGTTCTGGAGGCACAAGCTGGGCTGCAGTTGAAACATACCGAGCTAAAGAAGATTATATTGGAAACTTATTCTGGGATTGGGGGATTCCAACTGCTGCAAGTACAGTTGAAGTTTGTGAATCTGTAAATATCCCCGTAATATCATCTGGAGGTATAAGGAGCGGCCTTGACGCTGCTAAAGCATTAGCGTTAGGAGCTGAATGTGTTGGAATTGCTCTACCTCTTCTTAAGGAAGCCTATACAGGTTATGAATCTGTGGTTAAAAAAGTTGAAGAATTTAAAGAATCACTCAAGATTGCAATGTTTCTGGTTGGTGCAAACAACGTAAAAGAACTTAGAAACTGTGATCTGTTAATACGTGGTAAAACACGTGAATGGCTTACTGAAAGGGGCATTGATACCAAAAAATATGCCCGTAGAATTTAA
- a CDS encoding isopentenyl phosphate kinase: protein MIILKLGGSVITKKEAEEPLIDHDNLNRISGEIADSSFDKLIIVHGAGSFGHPSAKKYEIGSPVTDEEDFARKKLGFCITQSWVKKLNTLVCDSLREKGVLAVSVQPSSFIITKNKRIHSCNLDLINKYLELGFVPVIYGDVVPDLDESIKICVLSGDQIINYLGENLKPMRVILGSDVDGIYTKNPKKYEDAKLLNTVTSCDDLVAEGSLNVDVTGGMNGKLTELIELAQLGVESEIINAGKENFVKRALNHEKGIGTIIKKK from the coding sequence TTGATTATTCTTAAACTAGGGGGTAGCGTGATCACAAAGAAAGAGGCAGAAGAGCCCCTTATTGATCATGATAATTTAAATAGAATTTCAGGCGAAATTGCAGATTCATCATTTGACAAGCTCATAATTGTACATGGGGCAGGTTCATTTGGACATCCATCTGCCAAAAAATATGAAATAGGCAGCCCAGTAACAGATGAAGAAGATTTTGCCAGAAAAAAACTTGGATTTTGCATTACGCAGAGCTGGGTTAAAAAATTGAATACTCTTGTTTGTGATAGTTTAAGGGAAAAAGGAGTTTTAGCAGTCTCAGTACAACCATCATCATTCATTATAACTAAAAACAAACGAATCCATTCTTGTAATTTGGATTTAATTAATAAATATTTAGAATTGGGATTTGTCCCGGTTATCTACGGAGACGTGGTGCCGGATCTGGACGAATCTATAAAAATATGTGTTTTATCTGGTGATCAGATAATAAACTATCTGGGGGAAAATTTGAAACCAATGCGTGTTATTTTAGGTTCTGATGTAGATGGTATCTACACTAAAAACCCGAAAAAATACGAAGATGCAAAATTATTGAATACCGTTACGTCATGTGATGACCTTGTTGCAGAAGGTTCATTAAACGTGGATGTCACTGGTGGAATGAACGGGAAACTTACAGAACTTATAGAGCTTGCACAACTTGGAGTTGAATCTGAAATTATAAATGCAGGTAAAGAAAACTTTGTTAAAAGAGCTCTAAATCATGAAAAAGGAATTGGAACCATAATTAAAAAGAAATAA
- the mvk gene encoding mevalonate kinase, translated as MHVKASAPGKAILFGEHAVVYGKPAIAMAISKRSCVEVLEGSTTNINVNIKDLGIRGCIDFNSGAIISDSPKKGILKYILESIKKVHDGSGIDINIDVNIPIGGGLGSSAAVTVATIAAVSAYNEIDLKEEEIAKYAHEVELVVQKSASPLDTTISTYGGLIYLEANAEDIVQLDIDYDIPVVIGYTDTRGDTGKLVEAVRIRRDIYPNIINPVIDSIELITEEAKQAILENDKKRVGELMNINHGLLDAIGVNTKELSSMVYTARNAGACGSKITGAGGGGSIIAYCPGGTANVISAINETENALKADISKEGVKITTLY; from the coding sequence ATGCACGTCAAGGCATCTGCACCAGGAAAAGCAATCCTATTTGGAGAACATGCAGTTGTATATGGCAAACCTGCCATTGCAATGGCAATAAGTAAAAGGTCATGTGTAGAAGTCTTAGAAGGCAGCACCACTAATATAAATGTAAATATTAAAGATTTAGGAATAAGAGGGTGTATTGATTTTAACAGCGGAGCTATCATATCTGATTCTCCTAAGAAAGGCATCCTGAAGTACATACTGGAATCCATTAAAAAAGTCCATGATGGTTCTGGAATAGATATAAATATAGATGTAAATATTCCCATTGGTGGGGGACTCGGGTCTTCAGCAGCGGTAACTGTTGCCACAATTGCAGCAGTTTCTGCATATAATGAAATAGATTTAAAAGAAGAAGAAATAGCCAAATATGCCCATGAAGTTGAACTGGTTGTTCAAAAATCTGCAAGCCCTTTAGATACTACTATAAGTACCTATGGTGGGTTGATTTATTTAGAAGCAAATGCTGAAGACATTGTGCAGTTGGATATTGATTATGATATTCCTGTTGTTATAGGATATACTGATACAAGGGGAGATACAGGAAAACTTGTTGAAGCAGTTAGAATAAGAAGAGATATATATCCTAATATCATTAATCCAGTAATTGATTCAATTGAACTTATAACGGAAGAAGCAAAACAAGCAATCCTTGAAAATGATAAAAAAAGGGTTGGAGAACTTATGAATATAAATCATGGGCTTTTAGATGCCATTGGTGTTAACACGAAAGAACTTTCAAGCATGGTTTATACTGCAAGAAATGCAGGAGCATGCGGATCTAAAATAACTGGTGCCGGCGGCGGCGGCAGCATAATAGCATACTGCCCTGGCGGAACTGCCAATGTCATATCTGCAATCAATGAAACAGAAAATGCTTTAAAGGCAGATATTTCAAAAGAAGGAGTAAAAATTACAACTTTATACTAA
- the amrB gene encoding AmmeMemoRadiSam system protein B: protein MIRKPAVAGVFYESNPESLKNRIEWCFKHELGPGKIPTMGNKREIKGVMAPHAGYLYSGPIAAHSYYKIVEDGFPETFVILCPNHTGLGSGISTMLEGEWETPLGNVEIDTAFAKEMIEDAGIIDSDVSSHVREHSCEVHLPFLQYFSDDFKIVPVTMWIQDLETSYDIGNSIKKTAEALGTSVGIIASSDMTHYRPQNIAATNDKQVLDAIDAMDEKLMMKRVLDLNVTMCGYGPVASTIIASKGLGAQNAEVLKYATSGDLTGDYSAVVGYASAMFW from the coding sequence ATGATAAGAAAACCTGCAGTTGCAGGCGTTTTTTATGAAAGTAATCCTGAGTCTTTAAAAAACAGAATAGAATGGTGCTTTAAACATGAATTGGGTCCCGGAAAAATCCCAACTATGGGTAATAAAAGGGAAATAAAGGGTGTAATGGCACCTCATGCAGGTTACCTGTATTCCGGGCCAATTGCAGCACATTCTTACTATAAGATCGTAGAGGATGGATTTCCAGAAACTTTCGTGATCCTGTGTCCTAACCACACTGGACTTGGATCAGGCATATCAACAATGTTGGAAGGAGAATGGGAAACGCCCTTAGGAAATGTAGAAATAGATACTGCATTTGCAAAGGAAATGATAGAGGATGCAGGAATCATTGATTCTGATGTGTCTTCTCATGTCCGGGAGCACAGCTGTGAAGTGCATCTACCATTTTTACAGTATTTCAGTGATGATTTCAAAATTGTTCCAGTAACCATGTGGATTCAGGATCTTGAAACATCCTATGATATAGGTAATTCCATAAAAAAGACAGCAGAAGCCCTTGGAACCTCTGTTGGAATAATTGCAAGTTCAGATATGACCCATTACAGGCCGCAAAATATTGCAGCTACAAATGACAAACAGGTCCTGGATGCAATAGATGCGATGGATGAAAAACTAATGATGAAAAGAGTTTTAGACCTTAACGTTACGATGTGTGGTTATGGTCCTGTAGCATCGACTATTATTGCTTCAAAAGGGTTAGGGGCCCAAAATGCAGAAGTATTGAAATACGCAACGAGTGGAGATCTAACTGGAGATTACAGTGCAGTAGTTGGTTATGCATCTGCTATGTTCTGGTAA
- the rpsB gene encoding 30S ribosomal protein S2 — translation MSELLIPLDKYLAAGLHIGTQQKTKDMERYIYRVRADGLYVLDVRKTNDRIVSAAKFLAKYDPDDILVVSTRQYGQAPVKKFGKLTGAKTIPGRFIPGTLTNPNYAKFIEPKVLVVTDPRSDSQAIIEAKQIGIPVVALCDTENLLGNVDIVLPVNNKGRKAIALVYWLLARQMLRANGALGEDEDLEMQPADFELKI, via the coding sequence TTGTCAGAACTTTTAATTCCATTAGACAAGTACTTAGCAGCAGGTTTACACATTGGAACTCAGCAAAAAACTAAAGACATGGAACGATACATATATAGAGTAAGAGCAGATGGGCTCTATGTTTTAGATGTAAGGAAAACCAACGATAGAATAGTATCAGCAGCAAAATTCCTTGCAAAATATGACCCTGACGATATATTAGTTGTGTCCACAAGACAATACGGTCAGGCTCCTGTTAAGAAATTTGGAAAGCTCACTGGTGCAAAAACAATACCTGGAAGGTTCATACCAGGAACATTAACCAATCCAAATTACGCTAAATTCATAGAACCAAAAGTACTTGTAGTAACAGACCCAAGATCCGATTCACAGGCTATAATTGAAGCAAAACAGATAGGAATACCTGTTGTTGCACTCTGTGATACAGAAAACTTACTTGGAAATGTAGATATTGTGCTGCCTGTAAACAACAAAGGTAGAAAAGCTATTGCACTTGTCTACTGGTTACTTGCTAGACAGATGTTAAGGGCAAACGGAGCATTAGGCGAAGATGAAGACCTCGAAATGCAGCCAGCTGATTTCGAGTTAAAAATTTAA
- a CDS encoding 4Fe-4S dicluster domain-containing protein, producing the protein MVKITIDHDKCDGADCAECVDVCPMEVLIIEGDKIVIVNKEECSLCEVCMDVCPNEAVEVEDDE; encoded by the coding sequence ATGGTTAAGATAACTATCGACCACGATAAATGCGACGGTGCAGACTGCGCAGAATGCGTCGACGTATGCCCAATGGAAGTCCTTATAATTGAAGGGGACAAAATAGTTATTGTAAATAAGGAAGAATGCAGCTTATGTGAAGTTTGCATGGATGTATGTCCTAATGAGGCAGTAGAAGTTGAGGATGATGAATAA
- the eno gene encoding phosphopyruvate hydratase gives MDSIIEDVRVRKILDSRGNPTVEVDVLTWNGFGRAAAPSGASTGIREVTAFPEGGVDKIISEVEDVISSELIGMDAEDLNDIDMVLKEIDGTDNLSSIGGNTIVAVSMATAKAAAASYNLPLYKFLGGITKNEIPYPLGNMINGGAHAGENAPDIQEFLVLPVGAESITEAVFANSSVHKKIGSLIKAKDSTFTGGKGDEGGWAPNLTNEEALSIQAKACEEVGDELGIEIRPCLDMAASEMWDGSKYVYEREGVSRDIGEQIDFVKEIIDTYNMFYVEDPIQEGDFEAFAELTRKSGDKCLICGDDLFVTNAEILQEGIDVGAANSIIIKPNQIGTLSDTYATVKLAKANGYVPVVSHRSGETTDETIAHLAVGFASPIIKTGALGGERIAKLNELIRIEEEMINPKMADI, from the coding sequence GTGGATAGTATTATTGAAGACGTCCGTGTACGAAAAATTTTAGATAGTAGGGGAAACCCAACAGTAGAAGTAGATGTTTTAACATGGAATGGTTTTGGAAGAGCTGCAGCACCAAGTGGTGCCAGTACAGGTATACGTGAAGTTACAGCATTTCCAGAAGGCGGTGTTGATAAAATAATAAGTGAAGTTGAAGATGTTATCTCATCTGAACTTATTGGAATGGATGCCGAAGACTTAAATGATATAGATATGGTTTTAAAAGAAATAGATGGTACCGATAACCTATCTTCTATAGGTGGTAACACTATAGTTGCTGTTTCAATGGCAACTGCAAAGGCTGCCGCTGCATCTTATAACCTGCCGCTTTACAAATTCCTGGGAGGAATCACCAAAAATGAAATTCCATATCCTTTAGGAAATATGATAAACGGTGGAGCACACGCTGGTGAAAATGCACCTGATATTCAGGAATTTTTAGTTCTTCCAGTAGGAGCAGAAAGTATAACTGAAGCAGTGTTTGCAAACTCAAGCGTTCATAAAAAAATTGGTTCCCTCATAAAAGCCAAAGACAGCACTTTCACTGGTGGAAAAGGAGACGAAGGTGGATGGGCACCTAACCTTACCAATGAAGAAGCCCTCTCAATCCAGGCAAAAGCCTGTGAAGAAGTAGGCGATGAACTTGGAATTGAAATAAGACCCTGCCTTGACATGGCCGCAAGTGAAATGTGGGACGGCTCTAAATATGTTTATGAGAGAGAAGGCGTAAGCAGAGATATTGGTGAACAGATAGACTTTGTTAAAGAAATCATTGATACTTATAACATGTTCTATGTTGAAGATCCTATACAGGAAGGCGATTTTGAAGCATTTGCAGAACTTACCCGAAAATCAGGGGACAAATGCCTTATCTGTGGAGATGACCTGTTTGTGACCAATGCAGAAATTCTTCAGGAAGGAATTGATGTAGGTGCTGCAAATTCAATTATCATAAAACCAAATCAGATTGGAACATTAAGCGATACCTACGCAACAGTTAAACTTGCAAAAGCCAATGGTTACGTACCAGTTGTATCACACAGATCTGGTGAAACAACCGACGAAACAATAGCTCACTTAGCAGTTGGATTCGCAAGCCCAATAATTAAAACTGGAGCACTGGGCGGAGAAAGAATCGCAAAACTTAACGAACTTATCAGAATTGAAGAAGAGATGATCAATCCAAAAATGGCAGATATTTAA
- a CDS encoding DNA-directed RNA polymerase subunit K, translated as MSSEELTRFEKARIIGARALQLSMGAKPVIEIEGSIDPIDIARLELKKGVIPLGIRK; from the coding sequence ATGTCATCTGAAGAACTTACCAGGTTTGAAAAAGCAAGAATCATTGGTGCAAGAGCTCTCCAGTTATCAATGGGGGCAAAACCCGTAATAGAAATTGAAGGGTCAATTGATCCAATAGATATTGCACGTTTAGAACTTAAAAAAGGCGTAATTCCTCTTGGTATTAGAAAATAA
- a CDS encoding DNA-directed RNA polymerase subunit N codes for MIPIRCISCGKVVSAFFDEYKKRVEDGENPKEVLDDLGISKYCCRRMLIAHVEVW; via the coding sequence ATGATTCCTATACGATGTATAAGCTGTGGTAAAGTTGTCTCTGCTTTTTTTGATGAATACAAAAAAAGGGTAGAAGACGGAGAAAACCCAAAAGAAGTTCTTGATGATCTTGGAATTTCTAAGTATTGTTGTAGAAGAATGTTAATAGCTCACGTTGAAGTATGGTGA
- a CDS encoding 30S ribosomal protein S9 yields the protein MKKVIHTSGKRKTAIARGKFREGKGRIRINKRPVELYDPELARLKITEPLVLAGDIVNSIDIDVKVVGGGVMGQAEAARMVIAKGLIQWTSDMDLKEKFTQYDRTMLVGDPRRSEPKKYGGRGARARRQKSYR from the coding sequence ATGAAGAAAGTAATTCACACAAGCGGAAAAAGAAAAACTGCAATAGCTAGGGGCAAATTCAGAGAAGGAAAAGGAAGAATTCGAATAAACAAACGCCCAGTTGAACTTTATGATCCAGAACTTGCAAGACTCAAAATTACAGAGCCATTAGTACTTGCTGGAGACATCGTCAACAGTATCGATATCGATGTTAAAGTTGTCGGTGGGGGAGTAATGGGACAGGCTGAAGCTGCACGTATGGTCATAGCGAAAGGACTCATACAGTGGACAAGCGACATGGATTTAAAAGAAAAATTCACTCAGTATGACCGAACTATGCTCGTTGGTGACCCTAGAAGATCCGAACCTAAAAAGTACGGTGGAAGGGGAGCCAGAGCTAGAAGGCAGAAAAGTTACAGGTAA
- a CDS encoding 50S ribosomal protein L13 encodes MIIDGEGLIMGRLASTVSKMLLNGESVVVLNAEKILISGTKEWAYARYKQRVDRASISNPRKMGPKYPRRPDDIFRRTVRGMIPYRKTSGREAFKGLKVFVGIPKEFADAEIFKLEEAMPKNIKKSIELGTISKLLGAKFEV; translated from the coding sequence ATGATTATAGATGGCGAAGGACTCATTATGGGAAGACTTGCAAGTACAGTAAGCAAGATGCTTCTAAATGGTGAGAGTGTAGTAGTTTTAAATGCCGAAAAAATTTTAATTTCAGGCACAAAAGAATGGGCATATGCCAGGTACAAACAAAGAGTTGACAGAGCAAGTATATCAAATCCAAGGAAAATGGGACCAAAATACCCAAGAAGACCTGATGATATATTTAGAAGAACTGTAAGAGGAATGATACCTTACAGGAAAACAAGCGGAAGAGAAGCATTCAAAGGTCTTAAAGTCTTTGTAGGAATACCAAAAGAATTTGCAGATGCTGAAATCTTTAAATTAGAAGAAGCAATGCCTAAAAATATTAAAAAAAGTATCGAACTTGGAACCATCTCAAAGTTACTTGGAGCGAAGTTTGAAGTATAG
- a CDS encoding 50S ribosomal protein L18e: MKLTKTNPKITEIIGNLKEKSYHEDVKIWKDIAKRLERSTRRYAEVNLSKINRHSSPDETIIVPGKILGSGELDHKVNVVALSFSKRAEEKIDAAGGKCLGISEILDENPKGNKIRIIE, from the coding sequence ATGAAACTTACAAAGACAAATCCGAAAATCACAGAAATTATAGGGAACCTTAAAGAAAAGTCATACCATGAAGATGTCAAAATATGGAAAGATATCGCAAAAAGGCTTGAGAGATCAACCAGAAGGTATGCAGAAGTTAACTTATCTAAAATAAACAGACATTCATCTCCAGATGAAACCATCATAGTCCCTGGAAAAATCCTTGGAAGTGGTGAACTGGACCATAAAGTTAACGTGGTAGCACTCAGCTTCTCAAAAAGAGCAGAAGAAAAAATAGATGCTGCTGGCGGTAAATGTTTAGGAATCTCAGAAATTCTCGATGAAAATCCAAAGGGAAATAAAATAAGGATAATCGAGTAA
- a CDS encoding DNA-directed RNA polymerase subunit D, protein MEIDVREKNDNELTFIVDGVDISFINAIRRICTVEVPTLAIETVAIVKNDAALFDEVLAHRLGLVPLETDIEAFELASECDCENGCPSCSVSLILKEEGPKVVYSGDLSSTHEAVKPVYDTIPLLKLREGEEVELEAIAKLGIGLEHAKWQPTTTCAYKYYPLITIDDTCEACQKCVEQCPRNVLDYDEAEGKIIITDIENCSMCKTCVRGCEQESIHVESQEGKFIFKIETDGSLSPEEVLVNACDILKDKSEKIVAFSKGGS, encoded by the coding sequence ATGGAGATAGATGTTCGAGAGAAAAATGATAATGAACTCACATTTATCGTCGATGGTGTAGATATTTCCTTTATAAATGCAATAAGGAGAATATGCACTGTCGAAGTTCCAACACTTGCCATAGAAACAGTTGCAATAGTTAAAAATGACGCTGCTTTATTTGATGAGGTTTTAGCCCATAGATTAGGGTTAGTACCACTTGAAACAGATATAGAAGCATTTGAACTGGCATCTGAATGTGACTGCGAAAATGGCTGTCCAAGCTGCAGTGTATCTCTAATTTTAAAAGAAGAAGGTCCTAAAGTTGTATACTCTGGAGACCTTAGTTCAACTCATGAAGCTGTAAAACCAGTATATGATACAATTCCACTTCTAAAATTAAGAGAAGGGGAAGAAGTAGAACTTGAAGCTATAGCAAAACTTGGAATTGGATTGGAACACGCCAAATGGCAGCCTACAACAACATGTGCATACAAGTACTACCCTTTAATTACAATCGATGATACTTGTGAAGCATGCCAGAAATGTGTGGAACAATGTCCAAGAAATGTACTGGACTATGATGAGGCTGAAGGAAAAATCATTATCACAGATATCGAGAACTGCTCAATGTGCAAAACCTGTGTGAGGGGATGTGAGCAGGAATCAATTCATGTTGAATCACAGGAAGGTAAATTTATATTTAAAATTGAAACAGACGGGTCATTATCTCCTGAAGAAGTTTTAGTAAATGCATGTGATATCCTGAAGGATAAATCAGAAAAAATTGTGGCATTTTCTAAAGGAGGAAGTTAA
- a CDS encoding 30S ribosomal protein S11, translating to MAEKEKWGVANIYSSFNNTIITITDITGAETITQWSGGKVVRADRQESSPFAAMEAATRAADDVKEKGIIGLHIKVRAPGGNGPRTPGPGAQATIRALARAGIRIGKIEDVTPIPHDGTGRPGGKRGRRV from the coding sequence ATGGCAGAGAAAGAAAAATGGGGTGTAGCTAACATTTATTCATCCTTTAACAATACTATAATCACTATAACTGATATAACTGGAGCAGAAACCATTACACAATGGTCTGGTGGAAAAGTTGTAAGGGCAGATAGGCAGGAGTCATCTCCATTTGCAGCAATGGAAGCAGCAACAAGAGCAGCTGACGACGTTAAAGAGAAAGGAATAATTGGACTACACATAAAAGTAAGAGCCCCTGGTGGAAACGGACCAAGAACTCCGGGACCTGGTGCACAAGCTACAATAAGAGCTCTTGCAAGAGCCGGTATCAGAATAGGAAAAATAGAAGATGTTACCCCAATTCCTCATGACGGTACAGGAAGACCTGGAGGTAAGCGGGGAAGAAGGGTCTAA
- a CDS encoding 30S ribosomal protein S4, translating to MGHPRRARKKYDTPPHPWNADRIKEENKLTQKYGLKNKKEIWKAETMVKRYRRDARHLLGMVTEQTIKERQDLINHLVRYGILAESANLEDVLDLTVEDVLRRRLQTMVHKKGLATTAKGARQFVIHGHIALDGKKVDSPSYMIKRGEEDLIGFYPASPVEKQYKARTEKTGTDES from the coding sequence ATGGGACATCCAAGAAGAGCAAGAAAAAAATATGATACACCACCTCATCCATGGAACGCTGACAGGATTAAAGAAGAAAACAAGCTTACCCAAAAATACGGCTTAAAAAACAAAAAGGAAATTTGGAAAGCCGAAACTATGGTTAAAAGGTACAGGAGAGATGCAAGGCACCTCTTAGGTATGGTAACTGAACAGACCATTAAAGAAAGACAGGACCTTATTAATCACCTTGTACGCTACGGTATTTTAGCAGAAAGTGCAAATCTTGAAGATGTACTTGATTTAACTGTAGAAGACGTTTTAAGAAGAAGATTACAAACCATGGTACATAAAAAAGGACTTGCTACCACTGCAAAAGGAGCAAGACAGTTTGTTATACATGGACATATAGCTTTAGATGGGAAAAAAGTTGATTCACCAAGCTACATGATAAAAAGAGGGGAAGAAGACCTTATAGGATTTTACCCAGCTTCACCAGTAGAAAAACAGTACAAAGCAAGAACTGAAAAAACAGGTACTGATGAATCATAA